In Psychrobacter sp. JCM 18902, a single window of DNA contains:
- a CDS encoding esterase/lipase family protein, with protein MPSPKPLETIHDLFATTRRPTAVESDAGEGFQGDVYEELAKLEYIYVDELSAETVDNSYSKPHQPITLVDFFEGLAQLATMGVVEVTDIVEAIHREILLRPLGRFNKGNIEHWQRGITGRIYGTVRYTMQLVGNNLASGLRLYNTVSKPKKIQPLPKNLRRLVNILNGVMGDHLITHHNPLAVSMVLYDEYNRVQSGALSGRVIILCHGLCMSHLSWQVSGEGNLGEALVKHLPKATVLYLNYNTGRRISSNGRSFAKVLQDLVESNPDVTQIDLIGHSMGGLLSRSALFYGKEQGFSWVKRVGNLVTLGSPHHGASLEQIGHFVQDKIAKLPFAGSLAKLGDLRSAGIIDLRYGSIRDADWKSTEGRSVLPAEFRHPTRLPLHVNTYLVAAALIETHYDSKTTSLLGDGLVSVESALGEYTEEHTLAVPEGHKAIFYGVNHMNLIYSDRVHEQVIAWLLDNRLGDAHDAKYGLDSRIYSYPEVDELAN; from the coding sequence ATGCCCAGTCCAAAACCTTTAGAAACCATTCATGATTTATTTGCCACCACTCGGCGTCCAACTGCTGTTGAGTCGGATGCCGGTGAAGGTTTTCAGGGCGATGTCTATGAAGAGTTGGCGAAACTCGAATATATCTATGTCGATGAGCTGAGCGCCGAGACGGTGGACAACAGCTATAGCAAACCGCATCAGCCTATTACGTTGGTTGATTTTTTTGAAGGCTTGGCTCAGTTGGCAACGATGGGCGTGGTGGAAGTCACTGATATTGTAGAGGCTATCCATCGTGAGATTCTGCTGCGTCCTTTAGGACGGTTTAATAAAGGCAATATTGAGCACTGGCAGCGCGGCATCACGGGGCGGATTTATGGCACGGTGCGTTATACGATGCAATTGGTGGGCAATAATCTTGCCTCAGGGCTGCGTCTTTATAACACGGTTTCTAAACCCAAAAAAATACAACCTTTACCCAAAAACTTACGTCGCTTGGTCAATATTCTAAATGGCGTCATGGGCGATCATCTTATCACTCATCACAATCCATTGGCAGTATCGATGGTGCTATACGATGAATACAATCGTGTACAAAGTGGTGCGCTGTCAGGGCGTGTTATTATTTTATGCCATGGGCTTTGTATGAGTCACTTGAGCTGGCAGGTATCTGGAGAAGGCAATTTGGGTGAAGCGTTGGTCAAGCACTTGCCAAAAGCGACGGTTCTGTATTTAAACTATAATACGGGTCGGCGTATTTCTAGCAACGGACGTAGCTTTGCAAAAGTCTTGCAAGATTTGGTTGAGAGTAATCCCGACGTCACTCAAATAGATTTAATCGGTCATAGTATGGGTGGATTATTGAGCCGTAGTGCGCTGTTTTACGGTAAAGAGCAAGGCTTTAGCTGGGTCAAACGCGTGGGCAATCTTGTCACCTTAGGCTCACCGCATCATGGCGCAAGCTTGGAGCAGATTGGTCATTTTGTTCAAGATAAAATCGCTAAGCTGCCTTTTGCAGGATCATTGGCTAAATTGGGCGACTTGCGTAGCGCTGGTATTATAGATTTACGTTACGGCAGTATTCGCGATGCTGATTGGAAGTCTACCGAAGGGCGCAGCGTGCTGCCAGCAGAGTTTCGTCATCCCACGCGTTTGCCCCTGCATGTGAATACCTATTTAGTGGCGGCAGCTTTGATTGAAACTCATTATGACTCTAAGACCACAAGTTTGCTTGGGGATGGGTTGGTCTCAGTAGAGTCAGCGCTCGGCGAATATACCGAAGAGCATACGCTAGCAGTACCAGAGGGACATAAGGCGATTTTTTATGGGGTCAATCACATGAATTTAATCTACAGCGATAGAGTACATGAGCAAGTTATTGCTTGGCTGTTGGATAATAGGCTAGGCGATGCCCATGATGCAAAGTATGGGCTTGATAGTCGTATCTATTCTTATCCAGAAGTGGATGAATTGGCCAATTAA
- a CDS encoding Hsp33 family molecular chaperone HslO, with product MTQDTQVPNTDSQNAGNHSDNDVRQRFFIEDSPVRGDVVRLSRSYASTIAQKPYPEAIKRLLGEMLTAASLLIGTVKINGHLSIQLQSSDSDSLLNWAMAECNQDGIIRALASWKGETDEQVQAWENMTHAKEAFAELGAMGQGVLFINIQPEGGEAYQGIVERSHDNLADCLAHYQKQSAQIPTLINLASDGLQAGGMLVQMLPRTAEETYEVEQNQDAGIDDDLWMRLSVLTRTVKAEELTTLDANEILYRLYHEENVVAPDPVALSFGCTCSREKCEMAIEQIGEAEALDIIDEQGGNFEMDCGFCGEMYRFNKDDVTTIFSE from the coding sequence ATGACACAAGATACTCAAGTCCCTAATACGGACAGCCAGAACGCTGGCAACCATAGTGACAATGACGTACGTCAACGTTTCTTTATTGAAGATTCGCCAGTGCGCGGTGATGTGGTGCGCCTATCACGCAGCTATGCCAGTACGATAGCCCAAAAGCCTTATCCTGAAGCGATCAAGCGCTTATTGGGTGAGATGCTAACAGCAGCGAGTTTGCTTATCGGCACGGTCAAAATCAATGGTCATCTGTCCATTCAATTGCAATCATCAGACAGCGATAGCTTGCTAAACTGGGCAATGGCAGAATGCAATCAAGACGGTATCATCCGTGCCCTTGCTAGCTGGAAGGGTGAAACTGATGAGCAAGTACAGGCGTGGGAAAATATGACTCATGCCAAAGAGGCATTTGCTGAATTGGGTGCGATGGGTCAAGGCGTGTTGTTTATTAACATTCAGCCTGAAGGCGGCGAAGCCTATCAAGGCATCGTCGAGCGCAGCCATGACAATTTGGCAGACTGCTTAGCGCACTACCAAAAGCAATCGGCGCAGATTCCAACCTTGATTAATTTAGCGTCTGATGGTCTGCAAGCGGGTGGAATGTTGGTACAAATGCTTCCTCGTACTGCTGAAGAAACCTATGAAGTCGAGCAAAACCAAGATGCGGGTATCGACGATGACTTATGGATGCGTCTGAGCGTTTTGACACGGACAGTGAAAGCTGAAGAGTTGACCACGCTTGATGCCAACGAAATCCTTTATCGCTTGTATCATGAAGAAAATGTCGTCGCGCCCGACCCTGTTGCATTATCATTTGGTTGCACCTGCTCACGTGAGAAATGTGAGATGGCCATTGAGCAAATAGGTGAAGCAGAAGCCTTAGATATCATTGATGAGCAAGGCGGTAACTTTGAGATGGATTGCGGCTTTTGTGGCGAGATGTATAGATTTAATAAAGACGATGTGACCACGATATTTTCTGAGTAA
- a CDS encoding glutamate/aspartate ABC transporter substrate-binding protein, with the protein MSYLSSRSFSKPLTLAAFMALGLAGCNNSSQTSTDAPADDATATETTTNGTLQKIKDSGTIVVGHRDSSIPFSYIADDPNQPIGYAHDLEMKVVEAVKQKLNMPDLNVRYNLITSQTRIPLVQNGTVDFECGSTTNNEERQKQVAFSNGFFEIGTRLLTKKDSGIQDFEDLKGKTLVTTAGTTSERYIRQYNDDNKMDMNIISAKDHGEGFLMLENGRADAFMMDDVLLAGEKAKAKNPDEWVIVGTPQSFEIYGCMMRKDDSEFKAVVDEALANVFKSGEINSIYDKWFLNPIPPKNVNLNFEMSDNLKALIASPHDSAQPKVATAQ; encoded by the coding sequence ATGAGCTATCTATCTTCTAGGTCTTTCTCTAAACCTTTAACTCTCGCTGCTTTTATGGCGCTAGGTCTTGCAGGGTGTAATAACAGTAGCCAAACCAGCACTGATGCGCCAGCAGATGATGCAACAGCGACAGAAACCACTACCAACGGTACTCTACAAAAAATCAAAGACTCGGGTACTATCGTGGTCGGTCACCGTGACTCTTCTATTCCATTTTCTTATATCGCTGACGACCCAAATCAGCCGATTGGTTATGCGCACGATTTAGAGATGAAAGTCGTCGAAGCGGTTAAGCAAAAGCTAAACATGCCAGACCTCAACGTCCGTTATAACCTTATCACCTCACAAACCCGTATTCCCTTGGTACAAAACGGCACGGTCGACTTTGAATGTGGTTCGACCACCAACAACGAAGAGCGTCAAAAACAAGTGGCATTCTCCAACGGTTTCTTTGAAATCGGTACGCGTCTATTGACCAAAAAAGACTCAGGTATTCAAGATTTTGAAGACCTAAAAGGTAAGACCTTAGTCACCACCGCAGGCACAACTTCAGAGCGTTATATTCGTCAGTATAATGATGACAACAAAATGGACATGAATATCATCTCAGCAAAAGACCACGGCGAAGGCTTCCTTATGCTAGAAAATGGTCGCGCGGATGCCTTTATGATGGATGATGTACTACTTGCTGGCGAAAAAGCCAAAGCAAAAAATCCTGATGAATGGGTCATCGTCGGCACGCCGCAATCGTTTGAAATTTATGGTTGTATGATGCGTAAGGATGATTCTGAGTTCAAAGCAGTGGTCGATGAAGCGTTAGCGAATGTCTTTAAATCAGGGGAAATCAACAGCATTTATGACAAGTGGTTCTTAAACCCAATCCCACCAAAGAACGTCAATCTAAACTTTGAGATGTCTGACAACTTAAAAGCCTTGATTGCCAGTCCGCATGACAGCGCTCAGCCGAAAGTTGCGACGGCACAGTAA
- a CDS encoding amino acid ABC transporter permease, producing MNYSWNWGVLFEQTGIGNELYIHWMITGLGWLLLIGSIAWAIAMVVGTIFGIMRTLPNKTARAIGTAYVTFFRNIPLLVQLFFWFYIAPGWLTPTIQEWWYKDLSPNTSAMLSASIGLGLFTAARIVEQVRTGIESLPEGQINAAYALGFSIPQVYKEVLLPQAFRIILPPLSSELTNCFKNASVASLVGVMELISQTKTISEYTQNSIEIYTYATIIYLVFNLSLIAIMGLIERKLRVPGLIAGGQK from the coding sequence ATGAATTATAGCTGGAACTGGGGTGTGCTCTTTGAGCAGACTGGTATCGGTAATGAGCTTTATATCCATTGGATGATTACTGGTCTTGGCTGGCTACTATTGATTGGTAGTATCGCATGGGCCATTGCTATGGTCGTAGGTACTATCTTTGGCATCATGCGTACTTTGCCTAATAAGACCGCTCGTGCCATTGGCACCGCTTATGTGACATTTTTTCGTAATATTCCACTGCTTGTCCAGTTGTTCTTTTGGTTTTATATTGCACCTGGCTGGCTCACGCCCACGATACAAGAGTGGTGGTATAAGGATTTATCGCCCAACACGTCAGCCATGCTTTCAGCAAGTATCGGTCTTGGATTATTTACCGCCGCTCGTATCGTTGAACAGGTGCGTACAGGTATTGAGTCGTTGCCCGAAGGTCAAATCAATGCTGCTTATGCACTAGGCTTTAGTATTCCGCAAGTCTACAAAGAAGTGCTGCTACCGCAGGCCTTTCGTATTATTTTACCACCGCTCAGCTCCGAGCTGACCAACTGCTTCAAAAACGCCTCCGTCGCCTCATTAGTGGGGGTAATGGAGCTGATCAGTCAAACCAAAACTATTAGCGAATACACCCAAAACAGCATCGAGATTTATACCTACGCGACGATTATTTATTTAGTATTTAACTTATCGTTGATTGCTATTATGGGGTTAATTGAGCGCAAACTGCGTGTACCTGGGCTCATTGCAGGAGGTCAGAAATGA
- a CDS encoding ABC transporter permease subunit (The N-terminal region of this protein, as described by TIGR01726, is a three transmembrane segment that identifies a subfamily of ABC transporter permease subunits, which specificities that include histidine, arginine, glutamine, glutamate, L-cystine (sic), the opines (in Agrobacterium) octopine and nopaline, etc.) — MNMMTELATAYPGLMGGMITTLKVLFLAIIGGISLGTVLALMRLSGIKALEIPAKLYVNYFRSVPLLLVLLWFYFAVPMIYFWIAGKYLQLDAAFASCVVAFMMFEAAYFSEVVRAGIQSIGSGQVNAAKALGMTYGQTMRLVILPQAFRKMLPLILQQCIILFQDTTLVFAIGLTDFFRAAYVRGELMGLLTPYILGAGAVYFIISVSASVGVQQLQKRLRF; from the coding sequence ATGAACATGATGACCGAATTGGCAACAGCCTATCCTGGTTTGATGGGCGGCATGATTACCACCTTAAAGGTGCTGTTTTTGGCGATTATTGGTGGTATTAGCTTAGGAACGGTATTGGCGTTGATGCGCTTGTCTGGTATCAAAGCGCTTGAGATTCCAGCAAAGCTATACGTCAATTACTTCCGTTCTGTACCGCTACTACTGGTGCTACTGTGGTTTTACTTTGCCGTACCGATGATTTATTTTTGGATAGCGGGTAAGTACTTACAACTTGATGCTGCTTTTGCCTCTTGTGTGGTTGCCTTTATGATGTTTGAAGCCGCTTACTTTTCAGAGGTGGTGCGTGCTGGTATTCAATCGATTGGTAGTGGGCAGGTCAATGCCGCCAAAGCGTTAGGCATGACTTATGGGCAGACCATGCGTCTGGTTATTTTGCCACAAGCCTTTCGCAAAATGCTGCCGCTAATCTTGCAACAGTGTATTATTTTATTCCAAGATACGACGTTGGTTTTTGCTATTGGTTTGACAGATTTTTTCCGCGCCGCCTATGTACGCGGTGAGCTGATGGGTTTGCTGACGCCTTACATTTTGGGTGCTGGTGCGGTGTATTTCATCATCAGTGTCAGTGCCTCCGTGGGCGTCCAACAATTGCAAAAGCGTTTGCGATTTTGA
- a CDS encoding amino acid ABC transporter ATP-binding protein yields the protein MVIQMSDVSKWYGDFQVLSDCTAHVHKGDVVVVCGPSGSGKSTLIKTVNGLEPFQEGGIMVNGISVGAAKTNLPKLRSRVGMVFQHFELFPHLTIIDNLTVAQIKVLGRKESEAKQKAMAYLDRVGLTVQAAKYPAELSGGQQQRVAIARALAMDPVAMLFDEPTSALDPEMIQEVLDVMVELTRDGMTMMCVTHEMGFASQVANRIIFMDEGHIVENCSKDEFFEGAKSDRAQLFLSKILNH from the coding sequence ATGGTCATTCAAATGTCCGATGTCAGCAAATGGTATGGGGATTTTCAAGTATTGAGTGATTGTACGGCGCATGTACATAAAGGTGATGTCGTCGTCGTGTGCGGGCCATCAGGTAGTGGTAAATCAACCTTGATTAAAACGGTCAATGGACTAGAGCCTTTTCAAGAAGGTGGGATCATGGTAAATGGTATCTCAGTTGGTGCGGCAAAAACCAATCTGCCGAAATTACGCAGCCGTGTCGGCATGGTCTTTCAGCATTTTGAGCTGTTTCCACATTTGACTATCATTGATAATTTGACGGTCGCTCAAATTAAAGTATTGGGTCGCAAAGAGAGCGAGGCCAAACAAAAAGCCATGGCGTATTTAGATCGCGTTGGACTAACGGTACAGGCCGCGAAATATCCAGCCGAGCTCTCTGGTGGTCAGCAGCAGCGTGTTGCGATTGCACGAGCGCTGGCAATGGATCCTGTAGCGATGCTCTTTGATGAGCCGACCTCTGCTCTTGACCCTGAGATGATTCAAGAAGTACTTGATGTTATGGTCGAGTTGACTCGCGATGGCATGACCATGATGTGTGTGACCCATGAAATGGGCTTTGCCAGTCAGGTAGCCAATCGTATTATCTTTATGGACGAAGGTCATATTGTCGAGAACTGTAGTAAAGATGAGTTTTTTGAAGGGGCAAAAAGTGATCGCGCGCAACTTTTCTTATCGAAAATCCTCAATCACTAA
- a CDS encoding FAD-dependent oxidoreductase — translation MSAENSEVSNNGIVIIGAGLAGWHVIDAIRAKDKDIPITLVTADSGDRYHKPMLTMAISQKKSAADLVRATGVDAAEAANVKLLANTQVTDVDTTTQQLQLISALRSDPVYTNYATIGYDKLVLAMGAHPIFPKSLPEDLVWHVNHIERFGQLQEKLATGSQHVAIVGAGMVGTEIAEDLLKAGHQVTLIDLNDAPLSQMLPPKATSRIAQAVNSQGINFLGGYQVSAITRISDGKLQVSYEALASATDSSTAEPIEPLIVDHVIASTGLTVDDKLPAAAGVEFDRRTGIVVDAPTLRTSTANIYAIGDCMSIDGIPCRYVAPLRAQAATIADDVLGLDHNGYEHKPPMIRLKNKAIFVMVTGVPKATGNWQVKTESDEELVMNLLNDSDEVSATLTIKLPPIVKA, via the coding sequence ATGAGCGCTGAAAACTCAGAAGTATCAAACAACGGTATCGTCATTATTGGTGCAGGTTTGGCAGGCTGGCATGTGATTGATGCCATTCGTGCAAAAGACAAAGACATTCCGATTACTTTAGTTACTGCCGATAGCGGCGATCGTTATCACAAGCCAATGCTGACGATGGCGATTAGCCAAAAGAAAAGTGCGGCAGATTTGGTCAGAGCGACTGGCGTTGATGCCGCAGAAGCTGCAAATGTTAAGCTACTTGCCAACACGCAAGTGACGGATGTTGATACGACCACTCAACAGTTGCAGCTTATCTCTGCGCTGCGCTCAGATCCCGTCTATACCAATTACGCTACGATCGGCTATGACAAGCTGGTACTAGCGATGGGTGCACACCCTATCTTCCCAAAAAGCTTGCCAGAGGATTTAGTATGGCATGTCAATCATATTGAGCGCTTTGGACAGTTGCAAGAAAAGCTAGCCACTGGCAGTCAGCACGTCGCTATCGTTGGTGCTGGTATGGTCGGGACGGAGATTGCAGAGGACTTATTAAAAGCAGGTCATCAAGTGACGCTCATTGATTTAAACGATGCACCACTATCACAAATGCTACCGCCAAAAGCAACTTCTCGTATCGCCCAAGCGGTCAATTCGCAAGGGATTAACTTTTTAGGAGGGTATCAGGTATCTGCTATTACTCGTATCAGTGATGGAAAACTGCAGGTCAGTTATGAGGCGCTAGCATCAGCAACAGACAGCAGTACTGCTGAGCCAATTGAACCGCTCATCGTAGATCATGTGATTGCCAGTACAGGTTTGACGGTCGATGATAAGCTGCCTGCCGCAGCTGGTGTAGAGTTCGACCGTCGCACTGGTATCGTGGTGGATGCGCCGACCTTGCGTACCAGTACAGCCAATATTTATGCGATTGGCGACTGTATGTCTATCGATGGTATACCGTGTCGTTACGTCGCGCCATTACGTGCGCAGGCTGCTACCATTGCTGATGATGTATTGGGTCTAGATCATAATGGCTATGAGCATAAGCCGCCCATGATTCGCCTAAAAAATAAAGCCATCTTCGTCATGGTGACAGGTGTGCCAAAAGCGACTGGCAACTGGCAGGTCAAGACAGAAAGTGATGAGGAATTGGTGATGAACTTGCTAAATGATAGTGATGAAGTCAGCGCTACGTTGACCATCAAGTTGCCGCCAATCGTTAAAGCTTAA
- a CDS encoding AMP-binding protein, which produces MTQTSDFDATQIDFDTILNSIPSINMGARSANAPLTQSYDKGPDVPLIEATIGDFFDAIVSKYPEREALVSRHQNIRWTYRELQQQVNQLASAMIEMGLEIGDRIGIWSHNNAEWLLMQLATAKAGIILVNINPAYRTFELQYALNKLGCSALVLMRHFKTSDYASLISELCPEIYHKDYTQLDLVEIPTIERIIWIDEPASEETFGFMQKFSAWMAEGDANDPRVAERQAQLKNTDAINVQFTSGTTGTPKGATLSHRNILNNGYFIGEAMNLTEEDKLCIPVPLYHCFGMVLGNLAILTHGGCIVYPNDGFEPLTVLQAVEEEKCTGLHGVPTMFIAELDHPEFKNFDLSTLRTGIMAGSSCPIEVMRRVIDEMHMSEVTIAYGMTETSPVSCQTNEHTPLDKQVSTVGLVQPALEVKVIDTATGETVALGETGELLTRGYSVMKGYWGSRFKTRAAIQDGWMHTGDLATMDEDGYVKIVGRSKDMVIRGGENIYPVEIENYLYRHPKIRDVQIVGIPDKKYGEVLVAWIIPKEADSLTEEEVRQFCSEHIAHYKVPTYYRFVTEYPMTITGKIQKYKIIEQMKEELGL; this is translated from the coding sequence ATGACGCAAACTTCTGATTTTGATGCGACTCAAATTGATTTTGATACTATTCTAAATAGCATTCCTAGTATTAATATGGGCGCACGCTCAGCAAATGCACCGCTTACCCAAAGCTATGATAAAGGTCCTGATGTGCCGCTCATTGAAGCGACTATCGGTGACTTTTTTGATGCTATTGTATCCAAATATCCAGAGCGCGAAGCCTTGGTTTCTCGCCATCAAAATATTCGCTGGACCTACCGAGAACTGCAACAGCAAGTCAATCAGTTAGCGAGTGCTATGATTGAAATGGGGCTGGAAATCGGTGATCGCATCGGTATCTGGTCACACAATAATGCTGAATGGCTGCTCATGCAATTAGCAACGGCAAAAGCCGGTATTATCCTTGTCAATATCAATCCTGCCTATCGTACCTTTGAGCTGCAATATGCCTTGAATAAATTGGGTTGCTCAGCGCTTGTGCTCATGCGTCATTTCAAAACCAGCGATTACGCCAGTCTCATCAGTGAACTGTGTCCTGAAATTTACCATAAAGACTACACCCAGCTTGATTTGGTCGAGATTCCAACGATTGAGCGTATCATTTGGATTGATGAGCCAGCATCTGAGGAAACCTTTGGCTTTATGCAGAAGTTCTCTGCATGGATGGCGGAAGGCGATGCCAACGATCCTCGTGTTGCCGAGCGCCAAGCTCAGCTCAAGAACACTGATGCCATCAATGTTCAGTTCACCAGTGGCACGACTGGTACGCCAAAAGGGGCGACTTTAAGCCATCGAAATATTCTTAATAACGGTTACTTCATCGGTGAGGCCATGAATCTCACGGAAGAAGATAAACTGTGCATTCCAGTGCCACTCTACCACTGCTTTGGTATGGTACTTGGCAACCTAGCGATTCTCACGCATGGTGGCTGTATCGTTTATCCGAATGATGGTTTTGAGCCGTTGACAGTGTTGCAAGCCGTCGAAGAAGAAAAATGTACGGGTCTGCATGGTGTGCCAACGATGTTTATCGCAGAGCTTGACCATCCGGAGTTTAAAAACTTTGATTTATCGACTTTGCGTACTGGCATCATGGCAGGCTCTAGTTGTCCGATTGAAGTCATGCGCCGTGTCATCGATGAGATGCACATGAGCGAAGTCACCATTGCGTATGGCATGACAGAGACTAGTCCAGTATCTTGTCAAACCAATGAACATACGCCACTTGATAAGCAAGTATCAACCGTTGGCTTAGTGCAGCCTGCGCTTGAGGTGAAAGTCATCGATACGGCGACGGGTGAGACTGTCGCATTGGGTGAAACCGGTGAGTTATTGACACGCGGTTATTCAGTAATGAAAGGCTATTGGGGCAGTCGCTTCAAAACCCGCGCAGCCATCCAAGACGGTTGGATGCATACGGGTGATTTGGCTACGATGGATGAGGACGGTTATGTAAAAATCGTTGGTCGTAGTAAAGATATGGTGATTCGTGGCGGAGAAAATATTTATCCTGTCGAAATCGAGAATTATCTTTATCGTCATCCAAAGATTCGTGATGTGCAAATCGTCGGTATTCCTGATAAAAAGTATGGCGAAGTATTGGTGGCTTGGATTATCCCTAAAGAAGCAGACAGCTTGACGGAAGAGGAAGTTCGCCAGTTCTGTAGCGAGCATATTGCCCATTATAAAGTGCCGACTTATTATCGTTTCGTGACTGAATATCCAATGACCATCACTGGAAAAATTCAGAAATATAAAATCATTGAACAAATGAAAGAAGAGCTAGGTTTGTAG
- a CDS encoding carboxyl transferase domain-containing protein, with amino-acid sequence MSAIITSKLSPNAAEFQQNSAAMQAVVDDLYGHLRKVVQGGSERARAKHLARGKLLPRERVERLLDVGTPFLEVAPMAAHDMYGEEIPAAGVIAGIGRINGIECMIVCNDATVKGGTYYPMTVKKHLRAQEIAQENNLPCVYLVDSGGANLPNQDDVFPDKEHFGRIFFNQANMSAAGIPQIAVVMGSCTAGGAYVPAMSDESIIVKDQGTIFLGGPPLVKAATGEEVTAEDLGGGDVHTRLSGVVDHLAQSDTHALSIARNIVSHLNRPTKQVPNQIKPRPPRYDAKELYGVIPTDKRKPFDIKEIIARIVDDSAFDEFKARFGMTLVCGFAHIEGMPVGIIANNGILFSESAQKGTHFIELCCKRKIPLVFLQNITGFMVGRKYENEGIARHGAKMVMAVANAKVPKFTVIVGGSFGAGNYGMCGRAYSPRFLWMWPNARISVMGGEQAASVLATVKRDNFDRKGEAWSDEDEAAFKAPILDMYEKQGHPYYATARLWDDGVIDPADTRHVLALGLSAAYNAPIEETTFGVFRM; translated from the coding sequence ATGAGCGCTATCATAACCAGTAAACTGAGTCCAAACGCTGCTGAATTTCAGCAAAACAGTGCCGCAATGCAAGCGGTGGTCGATGACTTATATGGTCACTTACGTAAAGTCGTGCAAGGTGGTTCAGAGCGTGCCCGTGCCAAGCATTTAGCCCGTGGTAAACTCTTACCTCGTGAGCGTGTTGAGCGTTTGCTCGATGTAGGTACGCCATTTTTAGAAGTGGCACCGATGGCAGCGCACGATATGTATGGCGAAGAGATTCCTGCTGCTGGCGTGATTGCGGGTATCGGTCGTATCAATGGTATTGAGTGTATGATTGTTTGTAATGATGCCACGGTAAAGGGCGGTACTTATTACCCAATGACGGTCAAAAAACATCTGCGTGCGCAAGAAATCGCGCAAGAAAACAATTTGCCTTGTGTTTATTTGGTTGATTCCGGTGGTGCAAACTTGCCCAACCAAGATGACGTGTTCCCTGATAAAGAGCACTTTGGTCGCATCTTCTTTAATCAAGCCAACATGAGTGCGGCAGGTATTCCACAGATTGCCGTGGTCATGGGCAGCTGTACGGCTGGTGGGGCTTATGTGCCAGCGATGAGTGATGAGTCTATTATCGTGAAAGACCAAGGTACTATCTTTTTGGGTGGTCCTCCACTGGTAAAAGCGGCGACAGGTGAAGAAGTTACTGCCGAAGACTTGGGTGGCGGCGATGTGCATACCCGTCTGTCTGGGGTCGTCGATCACTTAGCACAGAGCGATACCCATGCATTGTCGATTGCGCGCAACATCGTGAGCCATCTAAATCGTCCTACGAAGCAAGTGCCCAATCAAATCAAACCGCGTCCACCACGCTATGATGCCAAAGAGCTATATGGCGTCATTCCAACGGACAAGCGCAAGCCATTTGATATCAAAGAAATCATTGCTCGTATCGTCGATGACAGTGCTTTTGATGAATTTAAAGCGCGATTTGGCATGACGCTGGTCTGCGGATTCGCTCATATCGAAGGGATGCCAGTCGGTATCATCGCCAACAACGGTATCTTATTTAGTGAGTCAGCGCAAAAAGGCACGCACTTTATTGAGCTGTGCTGCAAACGCAAAATCCCATTGGTATTCCTGCAAAACATCACTGGCTTTATGGTCGGTCGCAAATATGAAAACGAAGGCATTGCACGTCATGGTGCCAAAATGGTCATGGCAGTCGCCAATGCAAAAGTGCCAAAGTTCACGGTCATTGTCGGTGGCTCATTTGGCGCTGGTAACTATGGCATGTGTGGCCGCGCTTATAGCCCACGCTTCTTATGGATGTGGCCAAATGCGCGCATCTCGGTGATGGGTGGCGAGCAAGCAGCATCGGTTTTGGCAACGGTCAAGCGTGACAATTTTGATCGTAAAGGCGAGGCGTGGAGTGATGAGGATGAAGCGGCATTTAAAGCGCCGATTCTCGATATGTATGAAAAGCAAGGTCACCCATATTATGCCACCGCACGTCTATGGGACGATGGTGTAATTGACCCTGCTGATACGCGACATGTATTGGCATTAGGACTAAGCGCCGCCTATAACGCACCGATCGAAGAGACGACTTTTGGTGTTTTTAGGATGTAA